A stretch of Campylobacter gracilis DNA encodes these proteins:
- a CDS encoding ExbD/TolR family protein — translation MYNFDENPELNITPLVDIMLVLLAILMVAQTAIIYDEKIELPSGSKAQVSENTAEFLLVRIGEDRKVYIDKSSMSLAEFPDNLVLLKGTGKYSLEKPVYIQADKRLVYDDVMFVLKSLKQAGFTKVALQTNG, via the coding sequence ATGTATAATTTCGACGAAAATCCAGAGCTAAATATCACTCCGCTCGTCGATATTATGCTTGTTTTGCTAGCGATTTTAATGGTCGCACAAACGGCGATTATCTACGATGAAAAGATCGAACTGCCTAGTGGCTCAAAAGCACAGGTTTCGGAAAATACCGCGGAATTCTTGCTTGTGCGTATCGGCGAAGATCGCAAGGTTTATATCGATAAAAGCTCGATGAGTCTGGCAGAATTCCCGGATAATCTCGTGCTGCTTAAAGGCACCGGCAAGTATAGCTTGGAAAAACCCGTCTATATCCAAGCCGATAAGAGACTCGTTTATGACGATGTAATGTTTGTCTTAAAGAGCTTAAAGCAAGCGGGTTTTACTAAAGTCGCGCTTCAAACAAATGGCTAA
- a CDS encoding aldehyde dehydrogenase family protein, protein MATIQPSYKLFIDGEFVDAEGGASLDVFNPATGEKISKIADASKADVDRAVTAARKAFESFRRTSVYERSALLNKIADVLEQNAEFIATVETIDNGKPIRETRAVDVAWSIEHFRYFAGVILGEEGSANMLKERYLSVVLREPIGVVGQIVPWNFPFLMGAWKLAPLLAAGDTCVFKPSSETSLSILEFIRLIAPLLPKGVINVVTGKGSKAGEFVRTHKGLDKLAFTGSTEVGRGIALAAAQKIIPATLELGGKSANIIFDDCDFDVAIDGVQLGILFNQGQVCCAGSRIFVQEGIYDKFVPALVEKFKRIKVGDPLDPNTQMGCQINKKQADKILEYVKIGVEEGAKIAVGGKRHSAGEAFVEPTLLVDVRNDMRVAQEEIFGPVGVVIKFKDQDELVRMANDSLYGLGGAVFTRDIAKALTVARLLETGRVWVNTYNQIHAGAPFGGYKESGIGRETHKMILEHYTQTKNIYIDTISKPSGFYEQ, encoded by the coding sequence ATGGCTACAATCCAACCAAGCTATAAGCTTTTCATCGACGGCGAGTTCGTTGATGCCGAAGGCGGCGCGAGCCTAGACGTTTTTAATCCCGCTACCGGCGAGAAAATTTCAAAGATCGCAGACGCTAGCAAGGCGGACGTCGATAGAGCGGTCACCGCGGCGCGCAAGGCGTTTGAGAGCTTCCGCCGCACTAGCGTTTATGAGCGCAGCGCGCTGCTAAATAAGATCGCCGACGTCCTAGAGCAAAACGCCGAGTTCATCGCGACCGTAGAGACTATCGACAACGGCAAGCCGATCCGCGAGACGCGCGCGGTCGACGTAGCGTGGTCGATCGAACATTTCCGCTATTTTGCGGGCGTGATTTTGGGCGAAGAGGGTAGCGCCAATATGCTAAAAGAGCGCTATCTATCCGTCGTCTTGCGCGAGCCGATCGGCGTAGTAGGACAGATCGTGCCGTGGAATTTCCCGTTTTTGATGGGCGCGTGGAAGCTCGCTCCGTTACTTGCCGCGGGCGATACGTGTGTGTTTAAGCCAAGCTCCGAAACCAGCCTTAGCATTTTGGAGTTTATCCGCCTAATCGCGCCGCTGCTTCCAAAGGGCGTCATCAACGTCGTAACCGGCAAGGGAAGCAAGGCAGGCGAGTTCGTCCGCACTCACAAAGGGCTCGATAAGCTCGCATTTACGGGCTCGACCGAGGTCGGCAGAGGCATAGCGCTAGCCGCAGCGCAAAAGATCATCCCCGCTACGCTTGAACTTGGCGGCAAGAGCGCGAACATTATCTTTGACGATTGCGACTTCGACGTTGCGATCGACGGCGTGCAGCTTGGGATCCTTTTCAACCAAGGCCAGGTCTGCTGCGCGGGAAGTAGAATTTTCGTGCAGGAGGGCATCTACGATAAATTCGTACCGGCGCTCGTGGAGAAATTTAAGCGTATCAAGGTGGGCGATCCGCTCGATCCGAACACCCAGATGGGATGCCAGATCAACAAAAAGCAAGCCGATAAAATTTTAGAGTACGTAAAAATCGGCGTAGAGGAGGGCGCTAAGATCGCCGTAGGCGGCAAGCGACATAGCGCGGGAGAGGCTTTCGTCGAGCCTACGCTACTCGTGGACGTACGCAACGATATGCGCGTGGCGCAGGAGGAGATCTTCGGTCCCGTGGGCGTCGTGATTAAATTTAAAGATCAAGACGAGCTCGTCCGCATGGCAAACGACAGCCTCTACGGACTCGGCGGTGCCGTATTTACGCGCGACATCGCAAAAGCACTCACGGTCGCACGCCTGCTTGAGACGGGTCGCGTGTGGGTCAATACCTACAACCAGATCCACGCTGGCGCGCCGTTTGGCGGCTACAAAGAATCGGGCATCGGTCGCGAGACGCACAAGATGATCCTGGAGCACTACACCCAGACCAAAAACATCTACATCGACACGATCTCCAAACCGAGCGGCTTTTACGAGCAGTAA
- a CDS encoding EexN family lipoprotein produces MKRIFLLSLMAIVGLGLTGCKEDEPKKTVADYLLAPLEAKAKLELCEKMEPKDVINDKECNNANRAKGFLRDQNLDPNGHWYEVDYYIKHPERISEEYKK; encoded by the coding sequence ATGAAACGAATTTTTTTATTGAGCCTTATGGCTATCGTAGGCTTAGGTCTTACTGGATGCAAGGAAGACGAGCCTAAAAAAACGGTTGCAGATTATCTGCTTGCGCCGCTAGAAGCAAAAGCGAAACTAGAGCTTTGCGAGAAAATGGAGCCAAAGGATGTGATCAACGATAAAGAATGCAATAATGCAAACCGAGCGAAAGGGTTTTTGAGGGATCAAAATTTAGATCCAAATGGTCATTGGTATGAAGTAGATTATTATATAAAGCACCCTGAGCGAATTAGCGAAGAGTATAAAAAATAA
- a CDS encoding 5'-methylthioadenosine/adenosylhomocysteine nucleosidase, producing MKVAILGAMPEEIEPLLSALRERGVSVEAVEHANNKFYAAKLNGHDLVIAYSKIGKVNSALTATVMIEKFGARALIFTGVAGALKRGIKIGEILYATSLVQHDLDITAFGHPHGFVPGSKISVQTDARLNSIAQSVAEQLGITLKSGVIASGDQFVSGEERKSWIERMFDASAVEMEGASVAQVCDALGVPFCVLRAISDEAGHKAEFDFDEFMVKSAQTSANFVLKMIERL from the coding sequence ATGAAAGTTGCGATCTTAGGCGCCATGCCCGAAGAGATCGAGCCGCTGCTATCTGCGCTGCGCGAGCGGGGTGTAAGCGTGGAAGCCGTGGAGCACGCGAATAATAAATTCTACGCCGCTAAGCTTAACGGTCACGATCTCGTGATCGCGTATTCGAAGATCGGCAAGGTAAATTCCGCCCTGACCGCTACGGTTATGATCGAGAAATTCGGCGCGCGCGCTCTCATTTTTACGGGCGTTGCGGGGGCTTTGAAGCGCGGCATTAAAATCGGCGAAATTTTATACGCCACCTCGCTCGTGCAGCACGATCTTGATATCACGGCGTTCGGTCATCCGCACGGATTCGTGCCTGGAAGTAAAATTTCAGTCCAAACCGACGCGAGGCTAAATTCCATAGCGCAAAGCGTCGCCGAGCAGCTAGGCATCACGCTAAAATCGGGCGTCATCGCTAGCGGCGATCAGTTCGTAAGCGGCGAGGAGCGCAAGAGCTGGATCGAGCGGATGTTTGACGCGAGCGCGGTCGAGATGGAGGGAGCGAGCGTGGCGCAGGTATGCGACGCGCTGGGCGTGCCGTTTTGCGTGCTGCGCGCGATAAGCGACGAGGCGGGACACAAAGCCGAGTTCGACTTTGACGAGTTTATGGTAAAAAGCGCGCAAACGAGCGCAAATTTCGTCCTAAAAATGATCGAAAGGTTATGA
- a CDS encoding MotA/TolQ/ExbB proton channel family protein, whose protein sequence is MLDLILSYFTRSTFITIFVLSWLSVYFVVTFTILISRFVGLSAWQHREAKALESLLMGGRISLSGSIFQKVNTDKISKEALEIYKGKAERDSTSGLTWLSIVASTSPFIGLFGTVVSILHTFSKLGGGNSGIDTIAPAISEALVATGCGIFVAIPAYTFSLLIKRKAYEVMSIINRTADILLFKANTGKAI, encoded by the coding sequence ATGCTAGATCTAATTTTAAGTTATTTTACGAGAAGTACGTTTATTACGATATTCGTACTTTCTTGGCTATCCGTCTATTTTGTCGTTACTTTTACGATTTTGATCTCCAGATTTGTAGGGCTTAGTGCGTGGCAACACCGCGAAGCAAAGGCACTCGAATCCTTGCTGATGGGTGGTAGGATTTCGCTTTCGGGCTCTATTTTTCAAAAAGTAAATACCGATAAAATTTCAAAAGAGGCCTTGGAAATTTATAAAGGCAAAGCCGAACGCGACTCCACTAGCGGACTTACCTGGCTATCTATCGTTGCCTCTACTTCGCCATTTATCGGGCTATTTGGTACGGTTGTTAGCATACTTCACACATTTTCCAAGCTTGGCGGCGGAAATTCCGGCATCGACACCATCGCTCCTGCGATCAGCGAGGCGCTAGTTGCCACAGGATGTGGAATTTTTGTAGCGATCCCCGCATACACCTTCAGCTTACTTATAAAACGCAAAGCATACGAAGTTATGAGCATTATAAATCGTACAGCGGATATTTTGCTATTTAAAGCAAATACTGGAAAAGCTATTTAA
- the tolB gene encoding Tol-Pal system protein TolB, producing the protein MKKLLLILAFCSSIFAADATMSIVNEGVNLPKIVVQDASNLANSEFGNKFFKLMVGDLKVGATFEVSDEYLQSSYDADASSNSGSSGAALIVRYAVSDKSSPMSLKAKVLEANSGRVMYEKSFTLSNAEKYPFLAHMAVSEIVKQLGYSNVDWMKEMILLSRYTSTRESEIMVADYTLTYQQVVLRGGLNIFPKWASAAQNEFYYTYYVNKNTPAIYKFNLSNGSKSKIFTGHGMTIASDVSADGRKLLITNAPKDQPDIYLYDIASGSAKQITDYAGIDVNGNFIDGDSRVAFVSDRLGYPNVFATSINGGNVQQLVYHGKNNNSISTNGNYVTYSSRDGGGGFNIYLISTQTDMIRQLTASGKNMFPRFSSDGGSIMFIKQDGSGSSVGIIRVNENKSFQFPLRVGKIQSVDW; encoded by the coding sequence ATGAAGAAACTACTTTTGATTCTTGCATTTTGTAGTAGCATTTTCGCGGCAGATGCGACTATGTCTATCGTAAACGAAGGGGTAAATCTACCTAAAATCGTCGTTCAAGATGCATCGAACCTTGCGAATTCAGAATTTGGCAACAAATTCTTTAAACTTATGGTGGGCGATCTAAAGGTCGGCGCGACTTTTGAAGTCAGCGACGAGTATCTACAAAGCAGCTACGATGCGGACGCTTCCAGCAATTCGGGTTCTAGCGGTGCCGCTCTTATCGTGCGCTACGCGGTAAGTGATAAAAGTTCGCCGATGAGCCTAAAAGCCAAAGTGCTCGAAGCAAACAGCGGCAGGGTGATGTACGAGAAGAGCTTTACGCTTTCAAATGCCGAGAAATATCCGTTTTTAGCCCATATGGCGGTATCTGAGATCGTCAAGCAGCTAGGGTACTCAAACGTCGATTGGATGAAGGAGATGATTTTGCTCTCTCGCTACACTTCGACGCGCGAGAGCGAGATCATGGTGGCTGACTATACGCTTACCTACCAGCAGGTGGTGCTTCGCGGCGGATTAAATATCTTCCCTAAATGGGCAAGTGCAGCACAGAACGAATTTTATTACACCTACTATGTCAATAAAAACACCCCCGCTATCTATAAATTTAATCTATCCAACGGTAGCAAAAGTAAAATTTTTACCGGTCACGGCATGACGATAGCTTCAGATGTAAGCGCCGACGGCAGAAAGCTTTTAATCACCAATGCGCCTAAAGATCAACCCGATATTTATTTGTATGATATAGCCTCGGGCAGCGCTAAGCAAATTACCGATTACGCTGGCATTGATGTAAATGGAAATTTTATCGACGGCGATTCGCGCGTGGCTTTTGTGAGCGATCGTCTGGGTTATCCAAACGTATTTGCCACTAGCATAAATGGCGGCAACGTTCAGCAGCTCGTCTATCACGGCAAAAACAATAACTCCATCAGCACAAATGGCAATTACGTTACTTACTCCAGTCGCGATGGCGGGGGCGGATTTAATATATATTTAATCTCTACTCAAACCGATATGATACGCCAGTTAACGGCTAGCGGCAAAAATATGTTTCCTAGATTTTCTAGCGATGGCGGCAGCATTATGTTTATCAAGCAAGACGGCAGCGGAAGCTCGGTAGGTATTATCAGAGTTAACGAGAATAAAAGTTTTCAATTTCCGTTAAGAGTGGGTAAAATTCAATCGGTTGATTGGTAA
- a CDS encoding TonB C-terminal domain-containing protein, translated as MANYSNFTGVKYDNFKSFLIALFAYLLVIFVLLYQISKPQEKFKKYTDNPNDYMDVTFDFEIDDKLPSAPEIAKETKQGEFDNKNVKDVPEDKIKTTAQVVPPSPVEAKPKEPEKPKEEPKPEPKKDEPKAEPKKEEPKPEPKLEDKPSEKVVEKKEEAKPEPKKEEKPSLSDLFSDTTKDNKKLEESAKASDAVQSNKKSDKETATSSAKDKAASKNAVVKSDKLGGRTQRTGEYNAYYGAIEKKLQVLWSRYVATAKDDARIKIVFSADGRVADYTIIELGRETEFNQKLRDFLDNLSTQTFPKSPDGASHEIDTRMSDVMKTN; from the coding sequence ATGGCTAATTATTCAAATTTTACGGGGGTTAAATACGATAATTTCAAATCGTTTTTAATCGCCCTTTTTGCCTATTTGCTGGTGATTTTTGTTCTTTTATATCAAATTTCAAAGCCGCAGGAAAAATTTAAAAAATATACTGACAATCCCAACGATTATATGGATGTTACTTTTGATTTCGAAATAGATGATAAACTTCCGTCCGCGCCTGAAATCGCTAAAGAAACAAAGCAAGGCGAGTTTGACAATAAGAATGTGAAGGATGTGCCGGAGGATAAAATTAAGACTACGGCGCAAGTAGTTCCGCCATCTCCGGTGGAGGCAAAGCCGAAAGAGCCCGAAAAGCCGAAGGAAGAGCCGAAGCCGGAACCTAAAAAGGACGAGCCTAAAGCTGAGCCCAAAAAAGAGGAGCCCAAGCCTGAGCCTAAGTTGGAAGATAAACCTTCCGAAAAAGTAGTAGAGAAAAAAGAGGAAGCTAAGCCGGAGCCGAAAAAAGAGGAAAAACCGAGCTTGAGCGATCTTTTTTCGGATACGACTAAGGACAATAAGAAGCTTGAGGAGAGTGCTAAAGCTAGCGACGCCGTTCAGAGTAACAAAAAGTCCGATAAAGAAACCGCCACCTCTAGTGCTAAGGATAAAGCGGCATCTAAAAATGCTGTCGTCAAATCCGATAAGCTTGGCGGCAGGACGCAAAGGACGGGCGAGTATAACGCTTATTACGGCGCTATCGAGAAGAAGCTTCAAGTTCTATGGAGCAGATATGTGGCGACCGCGAAGGACGACGCAAGGATTAAGATAGTCTTTAGCGCAGATGGGCGAGTAGCGGATTATACTATTATAGAGTTGGGGCGAGAGACTGAATTTAACCAGAAGTTGCGAGATTTTTTGGATAATCTATCGACTCAGACTTTCCCGAAGTCTCCCGACGGAGCGTCGCATGAGATTGATACTAGGATGTCCGACGTGATGAAGACAAATTAG
- the fabD gene encoding ACP S-malonyltransferase: MKFAFIFPGQGSQSVGMGRGFYENSASARALLDGASEFTGIDFKNLLFEPNDKLDVSEFTQPAIALNSMMALAALQERLDQEKLNIAPQFLLGHSLGEFSALSAAGGIEPKQMLKLVNIRGRLMQSACEGKGAGMMVILALADEAVEKICADARSAGKQVWAANYNCDGQIVVAGKKDDLAALEGEFKAAGAKRAMLLNMSVASHCPMLGSASDELLEFLRPALKESFAPVIANATARAYRTKSEALELLKAQLISPVLYKQSIKNYEGETDCFVEFGAAVLKGINKKITQKPTFSITDLASLDEFVKFAKENG, translated from the coding sequence ATGAAATTTGCTTTTATCTTCCCCGGACAGGGCAGCCAAAGCGTAGGCATGGGCAGGGGGTTTTACGAAAACTCCGCATCTGCGCGCGCGCTTTTGGATGGGGCTTCAGAATTTACCGGTATCGATTTTAAAAATTTACTGTTTGAGCCTAACGACAAGCTCGACGTTTCGGAATTTACGCAGCCTGCGATTGCATTAAATTCTATGATGGCGCTTGCGGCGCTACAAGAAAGGCTGGATCAAGAAAAGCTTAATATCGCTCCGCAGTTTTTGCTCGGACATTCGCTGGGCGAGTTTAGCGCACTAAGCGCTGCGGGAGGCATAGAGCCGAAGCAGATGTTAAAGCTCGTAAATATTCGCGGCAGGCTCATGCAGAGCGCCTGCGAGGGCAAAGGTGCCGGAATGATGGTAATTTTGGCTCTTGCCGACGAGGCGGTCGAGAAAATTTGCGCGGATGCGAGAAGCGCCGGTAAGCAGGTTTGGGCGGCGAATTATAACTGCGACGGACAGATCGTAGTCGCAGGCAAAAAAGATGATCTCGCGGCACTCGAGGGCGAGTTTAAGGCCGCAGGCGCAAAGCGCGCGATGTTACTGAATATGAGCGTCGCAAGCCACTGCCCGATGCTAGGGAGTGCCAGCGACGAGCTTTTGGAATTTTTACGCCCCGCGCTAAAAGAGAGCTTTGCCCCAGTCATCGCTAACGCCACCGCGCGAGCATACAGGACAAAATCCGAAGCGCTGGAGCTGCTTAAAGCCCAGCTTATCAGCCCCGTGCTTTACAAACAAAGCATCAAAAATTACGAGGGCGAGACGGACTGCTTCGTCGAGTTCGGCGCAGCGGTTTTAAAAGGTATAAACAAAAAGATCACGCAGAAGCCGACCTTCAGCATCACGGATCTTGCGAGCTTAGATGAGTTTGTAAAATTTGCAAAGGAGAATGGATGA
- a CDS encoding FKBP-type peptidyl-prolyl cis-trans isomerase, with translation MANNRVIKMHYELKDGKTGEILESNLNSDPIAFLSGKDQIIQKLEDEILNLQAGESKTVRISPSDGVGEYREDAVQILPKEQFAGIDLAVGMELFGQAEDGATTRVSVKAIGEQDVTIDFNHPYAGKELEFNIKIVENREATADEILTGQPESAHSCGCGHDHHHEGHECCGGHGHDHARDHECCGGHDHGKDHECCDGHHHEH, from the coding sequence ATGGCTAACAACCGAGTTATAAAGATGCATTATGAGCTAAAAGACGGCAAAACCGGTGAAATTTTAGAGTCAAATTTAAACTCCGACCCGATCGCCTTTCTTAGCGGCAAGGATCAAATCATCCAAAAGTTGGAAGATGAAATTTTAAATCTACAAGCGGGCGAGAGCAAAACGGTTCGCATAAGCCCGAGCGACGGGGTCGGCGAGTATAGAGAAGACGCCGTGCAGATCCTGCCTAAAGAGCAGTTTGCGGGCATCGATCTGGCGGTGGGCATGGAGCTTTTCGGTCAGGCGGAGGACGGCGCGACTACCCGCGTGAGCGTCAAAGCTATCGGCGAGCAGGACGTTACTATTGACTTTAACCACCCATATGCGGGCAAGGAACTGGAATTTAATATAAAAATCGTCGAGAACCGCGAAGCGACGGCGGACGAAATTCTTACCGGACAGCCGGAGAGCGCGCACAGCTGCGGCTGCGGACACGACCATCATCACGAGGGGCACGAGTGTTGCGGCGGGCACGGGCACGATCACGCTAGAGATCATGAATGTTGCGGGGGCCACGATCACGGAAAAGATCACGAGTGCTGCGACGGGCACCACCACGAGCATTAG
- a CDS encoding tetratricopeptide repeat protein, producing MQTSVDNTRESVEGLRSVLEGTSSKISNLENRVADLEIRTTGKSQGNSELDQMKRDIATIKAQIAEINKKLGSGSSVKKNAELDAGTASVPASTKSDSDFKSKDQASVLKEADTLYAKKDYSGAKERYNYLVSKNYKPAKANYMLGEISYFSGSYAEAINYYKKSISHNESQDYTPKLLYHTAISFDKIGDKDSANKFYKALKASYPDSKEAKAAPAR from the coding sequence ATGCAAACTAGTGTAGATAATACACGCGAGAGCGTCGAAGGTTTGCGAAGCGTCCTTGAAGGAACAAGTTCTAAAATTTCGAACCTGGAAAACAGGGTAGCGGATCTAGAAATTCGTACTACGGGCAAAAGCCAAGGCAACAGCGAGCTAGATCAGATGAAACGAGATATCGCAACTATAAAAGCCCAAATCGCTGAAATTAATAAAAAATTAGGTAGCGGCAGTAGCGTAAAAAAAAACGCTGAATTAGACGCAGGCACTGCTTCAGTCCCTGCTAGTACAAAATCAGACTCCGATTTTAAATCAAAAGATCAAGCTTCAGTATTGAAAGAGGCTGACACTTTATATGCCAAAAAAGACTATTCCGGCGCAAAAGAGCGCTACAATTATCTAGTATCCAAAAATTACAAGCCCGCAAAGGCAAACTATATGCTGGGCGAAATTTCATATTTCTCCGGCTCATACGCAGAAGCGATAAACTATTATAAAAAGAGCATCTCGCACAACGAGAGCCAAGACTACACTCCAAAGCTACTTTATCACACCGCGATCAGCTTCGATAAGATCGGCGATAAAGACAGCGCAAATAAATTCTACAAAGCGTTAAAGGCTTCATACCCAGATTCCAAAGAAGCTAAAGCCGCGCCCGCTAGATAA
- a CDS encoding OmpA family protein, protein MKHLVLSSIAVAALLLSGCSKKTPEADTTSTSGADRLAALASQIQSEVGTVYFDFDKFNIRADQQGTINNNAALFNQAGAESLTVKVEGNCDEWGSDEYNYALGLKRATAAKDALVAQGVNESRISVVSYGESNMACTEHSKECDAQNRRDEFKVGF, encoded by the coding sequence ATGAAACATTTAGTTTTATCTTCGATAGCAGTTGCTGCTCTATTATTGAGCGGTTGTTCTAAAAAGACCCCAGAGGCCGATACTACAAGCACAAGTGGTGCAGATAGACTAGCTGCTTTGGCATCTCAGATCCAAAGTGAAGTTGGCACTGTTTATTTCGACTTTGATAAATTTAATATTAGAGCCGATCAGCAAGGCACAATCAATAATAACGCAGCTCTATTCAACCAAGCAGGCGCAGAGTCCCTAACCGTCAAAGTTGAGGGTAACTGCGATGAGTGGGGTTCTGATGAGTACAACTATGCTCTTGGTCTAAAGAGAGCTACTGCAGCTAAAGACGCATTGGTTGCTCAAGGCGTAAATGAGAGCAGAATTTCCGTAGTAAGCTACGGCGAGAGCAATATGGCTTGCACAGAGCATTCTAAAGAGTGCGACGCTCAAAACAGACGCGACGAATTCAAAGTTGGATTCTAA
- a CDS encoding TonB C-terminal domain-containing protein has protein sequence MKRLFCIFAFCCMLFAADLEQNFIYERNSVSQKSGKIKISKELDTYFSQMTSKLQTLWTEYQVGISDEARVCVEFSTDGRVTDYQILELGRSTEFNQKLRKFLDELPKRSFPKSPDNKSHTFEMVLSDVTN, from the coding sequence GTGAAGAGACTTTTTTGTATTTTTGCGTTTTGCTGTATGCTTTTTGCGGCGGATTTGGAACAGAATTTTATTTATGAAAGAAATTCCGTTTCGCAAAAATCTGGTAAAATTAAAATTTCAAAGGAGTTAGATACTTATTTTTCGCAGATGACGTCGAAATTACAAACTCTATGGACGGAGTATCAAGTAGGCATTTCCGATGAAGCTAGAGTTTGCGTAGAATTTAGCACCGATGGACGAGTGACAGATTATCAAATTTTAGAGCTTGGGCGTAGCACAGAATTTAACCAAAAGCTAAGGAAATTTTTAGATGAGCTTCCTAAGCGAAGCTTTCCAAAATCACCGGATAATAAATCTCACACATTTGAAATGGTATTATCCGACGTAACAAATTAA
- a CDS encoding tRNA 2-thiocytidine(32) synthetase TtcA, whose product MINLSKKLLRRVGQTNAKYKMFERGDKILLALSGGKDSMSLAHVLKHFQSVSPLDWEFRAVTVTYGIGEDLREISAHFKEHEIPYEIIDTKIFEFGKEKIRANTTFCSFCSRMRRGYIYSYALEHGFNKIAIAHHLDDAAESFFMNFTFNGALRTLAPRYVAENGLVIIRPFILARERQIAACARDNKLPIMREEEVCPARQYGGKEPTARAATKELLAQYEKTHPRFFISLQAAFANIHEETFFEPKF is encoded by the coding sequence ATGATAAACCTCTCCAAAAAACTACTGCGCCGGGTCGGACAAACCAACGCCAAATACAAGATGTTTGAGCGCGGCGATAAAATTTTACTAGCTCTTAGCGGCGGCAAGGACAGCATGAGCTTGGCGCACGTGCTGAAGCACTTCCAAAGCGTAAGCCCGCTAGATTGGGAGTTTCGAGCCGTTACCGTCACCTACGGTATCGGCGAGGATCTGCGCGAGATAAGCGCCCATTTTAAAGAGCACGAGATTCCCTACGAGATAATCGATACTAAAATTTTTGAATTCGGCAAGGAAAAGATCCGCGCAAACACCACGTTTTGCAGCTTTTGCTCGCGTATGAGGCGCGGATACATCTACTCCTACGCGCTCGAACACGGCTTTAATAAGATCGCCATCGCCCACCACCTCGACGACGCTGCGGAGAGCTTTTTTATGAATTTCACCTTCAACGGCGCGCTTCGAACTCTCGCTCCGCGTTATGTCGCCGAAAATGGGCTTGTGATCATCCGCCCGTTCATTCTCGCGCGCGAGCGCCAAATCGCCGCCTGTGCTAGAGATAATAAGCTTCCGATCATGCGCGAGGAGGAGGTCTGCCCCGCGAGGCAATACGGCGGCAAGGAGCCTACCGCGCGTGCCGCTACGAAGGAGCTTTTGGCGCAGTACGAAAAGACCCATCCGAGGTTTTTTATCAGCCTGCAAGCCGCCTTTGCCAATATCCACGAAGAGACCTTTTTTGAGCCTAAATTTTAA
- a CDS encoding CstA-like transporter-associated (seleno)protein has product MAADRTPAPLIGLGDYEGRLQHFASAHLDEVPLSKAEFFRSMQDSKAKNVKC; this is encoded by the coding sequence ATCGCGGCGGATCGGACGCCTGCCCCGCTCATCGGGCTTGGGGATTACGAGGGCCGTCTGCAGCATTTTGCAAGCGCTCATCTAGACGAAGTCCCGCTAAGCAAGGCGGAATTTTTCCGCTCGATGCAAGATAGCAAGGCCAAAAACGTCAAGTGCTGA